One segment of uncultured Propionivibrio sp. DNA contains the following:
- a CDS encoding DsrE family protein, translated as MQNILVIVHAPAYGNERMLSALRLSTALVAQESTTVELRIFLMSDAVTVALSGQAAAEAGGGLQTMLEDLLKKGVSVCLCRTCAAARGISDATLIPGIRISTLPELATWTLQADKVLTF; from the coding sequence ATGCAAAACATACTGGTGATTGTTCACGCGCCAGCCTACGGAAATGAACGGATGTTGAGTGCATTACGCCTTAGTACCGCCCTGGTTGCCCAGGAAAGTACTACCGTTGAGTTGCGCATATTTCTGATGTCCGATGCTGTTACCGTCGCGCTGTCTGGGCAAGCCGCGGCGGAAGCCGGCGGTGGTCTTCAGACGATGCTTGAGGACTTGTTGAAAAAAGGGGTCTCGGTGTGCCTGTGTCGCACCTGTGCGGCGGCGCGCGGCATCAGCGATGCGACCTTGATACCGGGTATCCGGATATCGACGCTGCCTGAACTCGCCACGTGGACGCTCCAGGCGGACAAGGTACTCACTTTCTAA
- a CDS encoding DNA topoisomerase III encodes MSKKLIIAEKPSVANDIARALGGFTKHDDYFESENAVLCSAIGHLVELVCPEEFEVKRGKWSFAHLPVIPPNFDLKPIEKTESRLKLLTRLIKRKDVTSLVNACDAGREGELIFNYIVQHAKSAKPVERLWLQSMTQQAIRDGFAKLRPGAEMQGLADAAVCRSESDWLVGINGTRAMTAFNSKTGGFHLTTVGRVQTPTLALMVDREDKIRRFKARTFWEVEATFTGVNGQYSGKWFDEQFKGKAEDEHARADRLWDETRAQQLVDKCQGKLGDVTEEAKPSTQLSPLLYDLTSLQRDANARFGFSAKSTLGLAQALYEKHKVLTYPRTDARALPEDYLGTVKSTLSMLTGEGIGKGSDEALLARYSPFAHQILARSWVMPNKRIFNNAKISDHFAIIPTLQAPKHLSEPEQKLYDLVVKRFLAVFYPAAEYMLTTRITRVEGEPFKTEGKVLVTPGWLAVYGRESQEGDEGNLVPVAPKETVCSDPVKLNRNETRPPARYSEATLLSAMEGAGKMVDDEELKAAMAGRGLGTPATRAQIIENLLNEQYIHREGRELIPTAKAFSLMTLLNGLGIPELTAPELTGEWEYKLARMERGEMSREAFMKEIAAMTQLIVERAKSYDSDTIPGDFGELQSPCPKCGGKIKETYKKFQCQSCDFSLWKIVAGRQFEAEEIETLISARTVGPLTGFRNKMGRPFNAIIRLNAENAAEFDFGQSSGADGEGQEEVDFSGQTSLGACPKCNAQVFEHGLAYVCEKSVGTAKSCDFRSGKVILQQAVEPDQMRKLLATGRTDLLKEFVSARTRRKFSAFLVRGTDGKVGFEFEKREAKTKTATAKTSASSKSAKKS; translated from the coding sequence ATGAGCAAAAAGCTGATTATTGCCGAAAAGCCCTCTGTAGCGAACGACATCGCCAGGGCCTTGGGCGGGTTCACCAAACATGACGATTACTTCGAGAGCGAAAACGCCGTGCTTTGCTCTGCGATCGGGCATTTGGTCGAACTGGTATGTCCGGAGGAATTTGAGGTCAAGCGTGGAAAATGGTCCTTCGCGCATCTGCCCGTTATTCCGCCTAATTTTGATCTCAAGCCAATCGAGAAGACCGAATCCCGATTGAAGTTGTTAACGCGACTCATCAAACGCAAGGATGTGACCAGTCTTGTCAATGCCTGCGACGCGGGACGCGAAGGTGAATTGATTTTTAATTACATCGTCCAACACGCCAAGTCCGCCAAGCCTGTCGAACGTCTCTGGCTGCAATCGATGACCCAGCAGGCGATTCGGGACGGTTTTGCCAAACTTCGGCCTGGTGCCGAAATGCAAGGTTTGGCCGATGCAGCAGTCTGTCGCTCCGAATCCGACTGGTTGGTCGGTATCAACGGCACCCGGGCGATGACCGCATTTAACTCAAAGACTGGCGGATTCCATCTCACTACGGTTGGTCGGGTGCAAACGCCGACCCTGGCCCTGATGGTCGATCGTGAAGACAAAATCCGTCGCTTCAAGGCGCGTACCTTCTGGGAGGTTGAAGCGACCTTCACCGGCGTCAATGGACAGTATTCCGGAAAGTGGTTCGACGAGCAGTTCAAAGGAAAGGCGGAAGACGAACACGCTCGCGCCGATCGGCTTTGGGATGAGACGCGTGCACAACAACTGGTCGACAAATGCCAGGGTAAGCTTGGCGACGTCACCGAGGAGGCCAAGCCATCAACCCAGCTTTCCCCTTTGCTCTACGATCTCACCAGCCTCCAACGGGATGCGAATGCACGATTCGGTTTCTCGGCCAAATCGACACTGGGTCTGGCGCAAGCGTTGTACGAGAAGCACAAGGTGCTGACCTATCCGCGTACCGACGCCCGCGCCCTTCCGGAAGATTATCTGGGTACGGTCAAGAGCACCTTGTCGATGCTCACCGGCGAGGGTATTGGCAAGGGAAGTGATGAAGCCTTGCTCGCGCGCTACTCACCTTTCGCGCATCAGATTCTGGCGCGCAGTTGGGTCATGCCGAACAAGCGGATTTTCAATAACGCCAAAATCTCTGATCACTTCGCCATTATTCCTACACTCCAGGCGCCGAAGCATCTGTCCGAGCCAGAGCAAAAACTCTACGACCTCGTGGTGAAGCGCTTTCTGGCAGTGTTTTATCCGGCCGCAGAATACATGCTGACGACCCGCATCACGCGCGTCGAAGGCGAACCCTTCAAAACCGAAGGCAAGGTGCTGGTTACGCCCGGCTGGCTCGCGGTTTATGGACGCGAAAGTCAGGAAGGTGATGAAGGTAATCTGGTACCCGTTGCGCCAAAGGAGACGGTGTGTTCCGATCCCGTCAAACTCAACCGCAACGAGACACGCCCTCCGGCCCGTTACAGCGAAGCAACGCTGCTTTCGGCAATGGAAGGCGCCGGAAAGATGGTTGATGATGAGGAGCTCAAAGCGGCAATGGCCGGACGTGGTTTGGGCACTCCGGCCACACGGGCACAAATCATTGAGAACCTGCTGAACGAACAGTACATTCACCGCGAGGGCAGGGAACTGATTCCAACCGCCAAAGCGTTTTCCTTAATGACGCTACTCAACGGTCTTGGCATCCCTGAACTGACTGCACCTGAGCTGACCGGCGAATGGGAGTACAAGCTGGCACGAATGGAACGGGGTGAGATGTCCCGCGAGGCGTTCATGAAGGAAATTGCCGCGATGACGCAACTCATCGTCGAACGCGCAAAGAGTTACGACAGCGACACGATTCCCGGGGATTTTGGCGAGCTACAGTCACCATGCCCAAAATGTGGCGGCAAGATCAAGGAGACGTACAAGAAATTCCAATGCCAATCCTGTGATTTTTCGCTGTGGAAAATTGTCGCAGGGCGGCAGTTTGAAGCAGAGGAAATCGAGACGCTGATCTCGGCGCGAACAGTCGGACCACTGACGGGTTTTCGCAACAAAATGGGGCGGCCGTTCAACGCAATTATCCGGCTTAATGCGGAGAATGCTGCCGAATTCGACTTCGGACAGAGTTCAGGCGCTGACGGAGAAGGGCAGGAGGAAGTCGACTTTTCCGGTCAGACGAGTCTCGGCGCTTGTCCAAAATGCAATGCACAGGTGTTTGAACACGGTCTGGCCTACGTCTGCGAGAAATCGGTTGGCACAGCAAAATCTTGTGATTTTCGTTCCGGGAAGGTCATCCTGCAACAAGCGGTTGAGCCCGATCAGATGCGCAAGCTGCTCGCCACCGGTCGGACGGATTTGCTCAAGGAATTTGTGTCAGCACGCACCCGGCGAAAGTTCTCGGCGTTCCTCGTCCGAGGTACCGACGGAAAAGTCGGCTTTGAATTTGAAAAACGCGAAGCAAAGACGAAGACGGCGACAGCAAAGACTTCAGCATCGAGTAAGTCGGCCAAGAAGTCCTGA
- the dprA gene encoding DNA-processing protein DprA yields the protein MTPEPTLAAWLRLTHVQGIGGETQRRLLRVFGGPEEIFSAAPDALANTIGPEKSRRLLETDTTAAVQTAIAWASEPSRTIITLGSPEYPTALLEIPDPPTILYVNGRVELLGRAAIAIVGSRNPTPQGVTNSGQFAAALAQSGLAVVSGLALGIDAAAHRSALEAGGDTIAVIGTGIDRIYPAAHRDLAREIGKRGCIVSEFPLGTPAIAGNFPRRNRLISGLSLGTLVIEAAVDSGSLITARLAAEQGREVFAIPGSIHSPLSRGSHALIKQGAKLVETVQDIVEELGGSQPLAFSGNDTPKNAPKQADTILEHLGYDPCSIDTLLTRTQLPIDALSTRLLQLELEGRLSCLPGGFVQRLSPR from the coding sequence ATGACGCCGGAGCCCACGCTTGCCGCCTGGCTTCGTTTAACCCACGTCCAAGGAATCGGCGGGGAGACACAACGACGACTCCTGCGTGTCTTTGGCGGACCGGAAGAGATTTTCTCCGCTGCGCCGGATGCGCTCGCCAACACCATCGGCCCTGAAAAATCCCGGCGCTTGCTTGAAACCGATACCACCGCTGCCGTGCAGACTGCGATTGCATGGGCATCAGAACCCAGTCGTACCATCATCACCCTCGGATCCCCCGAATACCCGACCGCATTGTTGGAGATTCCCGACCCGCCGACGATCCTCTATGTGAATGGTCGTGTTGAATTACTCGGCAGGGCGGCAATTGCGATCGTTGGCAGCCGTAATCCAACACCGCAGGGTGTTACTAATTCTGGTCAGTTTGCCGCAGCGCTCGCGCAATCCGGTCTCGCCGTTGTCAGCGGTCTCGCCCTTGGGATTGATGCAGCCGCTCACCGGAGCGCTCTCGAAGCGGGTGGAGATACGATTGCCGTCATCGGTACAGGCATTGATCGGATTTATCCGGCCGCACATCGCGATTTGGCGCGGGAAATCGGCAAGCGTGGCTGTATCGTGTCTGAATTCCCCCTCGGCACGCCAGCCATCGCTGGAAATTTCCCAAGGCGCAACCGACTGATCTCGGGGTTGTCACTCGGGACTTTGGTGATCGAAGCCGCCGTTGATAGCGGCTCACTCATCACTGCCAGGCTCGCGGCGGAGCAGGGGCGGGAAGTATTTGCCATTCCCGGGTCTATTCATTCGCCACTCTCACGCGGATCCCATGCCTTGATCAAGCAGGGCGCAAAGCTCGTTGAAACAGTTCAGGATATTGTTGAGGAACTCGGCGGTTCGCAGCCTTTGGCGTTTTCGGGGAACGACACTCCGAAAAACGCTCCAAAGCAGGCGGACACCATCCTCGAACATCTCGGTTACGATCCATGTAGCATCGACACCTTGCTTACCCGGACGCAACTGCCAATTGACGCGCTGTCAACGCGCCTGTTGCAGCTGGAGCTTGAAGGACGATTGTCCTGCCTTCCCGGCGGCTTTGTGCAGAGACTCAGCCCACGGTAA
- a CDS encoding LysM domain-containing protein produces the protein MTRILSALVLALAAVCAYAQDTAGVLAESAPNRYVVATGDTLWGIAARFLKDPWRWPELWRMNREQVRHPGRIHPGDVIVLERDGDGTPYLRLETVKLQPAIHATRLTQAIPPIPPNAIEPFISAPLVVEAGELEHAARIVATQQDRVFLGNGDLAYVENAAPEIALWQVYRNGRPLYDPENPKDILGYEAFHLGTAKQIRAGSPATFEIQTIKQEIGRGDRLVPASAPMLFDYIPHRPDRAIEGRVISIYGGVGSAGRGSIISLSRGDRDGLEVGHVLVVERNRTMAGRDEKDRTYAVTIPREQIGLAFVFRSFSRIAYALILQSEGTVNVNDYVRTP, from the coding sequence ATGACACGCATTTTATCCGCGCTTGTTCTGGCATTAGCCGCCGTCTGCGCGTATGCGCAGGACACAGCCGGCGTTCTGGCCGAATCTGCGCCAAACCGCTATGTGGTAGCAACCGGAGATACGCTGTGGGGGATTGCTGCGCGATTCCTGAAAGATCCATGGCGCTGGCCCGAGCTTTGGCGCATGAACCGTGAACAGGTACGTCACCCCGGCCGCATCCATCCCGGCGATGTCATTGTTCTTGAACGGGACGGCGATGGAACCCCCTACCTGCGTCTCGAGACGGTCAAGCTGCAACCCGCCATTCACGCCACACGGCTCACTCAGGCGATTCCGCCAATTCCTCCAAACGCCATCGAGCCCTTCATTTCAGCCCCGCTCGTCGTTGAAGCCGGAGAACTTGAGCATGCTGCCCGCATCGTCGCGACGCAGCAGGATCGCGTGTTCCTAGGTAACGGCGATCTCGCCTATGTTGAAAACGCGGCACCCGAAATCGCGCTGTGGCAGGTCTATCGCAATGGACGTCCACTCTACGACCCGGAGAACCCCAAGGACATTCTGGGCTACGAAGCCTTTCATTTGGGTACTGCGAAGCAAATCCGCGCCGGATCGCCGGCGACGTTTGAAATTCAAACAATAAAACAGGAAATCGGGCGCGGTGACCGCCTGGTTCCGGCATCCGCACCGATGCTTTTTGACTACATCCCGCACCGTCCGGATCGCGCAATCGAAGGACGGGTGATTTCCATTTATGGCGGTGTCGGCTCAGCAGGCAGAGGATCCATCATCTCTCTCAGCCGTGGCGATCGGGACGGTTTGGAAGTTGGTCATGTCCTGGTGGTCGAACGCAATCGTACGATGGCCGGACGGGATGAAAAGGATCGCACGTACGCCGTGACGATTCCACGCGAGCAGATCGGTCTGGCCTTCGTATTTAGAAGCTTTTCGAGGATCGCCTACGCGTTGATCCTGCAGTCGGAAGGTACAGTGAACGTCAACGATTACGTTCGCACCCCCTAG